A region of Lemur catta isolate mLemCat1 chromosome 22, mLemCat1.pri, whole genome shotgun sequence DNA encodes the following proteins:
- the LOC123626540 gene encoding L-threonine 3-dehydrogenase, mitochondrial-like, translating into MPAVGMLRQVVGPAVRRPACGCWASGPPVRGLGLSARRIPADAGFHSTSVSETERPRVLITGGLGQLGVGLANLLRKRFGKDNVILSDIRKPPDHVFHSGPFVYSDILDYKNLREIVVNNRITWLFHYSALLSAVGEANVSLARAVNITGLHNILDTAAEHSVRLFVPSTIGAFGPSSPRDPTPDLCVQRPRTIYGVSKVHAELMGEYYHSRYGLDFRCLRYPGIISADSQPGGGTTDYAVQIFHGAMKHGKFECNLEASTRLPMMYIDDCLRATLEVMEAPAESLSMRTYNINAMSFTPEELAQEVVKHVPEFQITYNVDAVRQAIADSWPMNFDDSNARKDWGWKHDFDLPELVTTMLNFHGSDARVAQAN; encoded by the exons ATGCCAGCtgtcgggatgctgaggcaggtgGTGGGCCCCGCGGTGCGGCGCCCCGCCTGCGGCTGTTGGGCATCTGGCCCGCCAGTCCGCGGCCTGGGCCTCTCCGCTCGGCGAATTCCAGCGGATGCCGGCTTCCACTCCACCTCTGTCTCTGAAACAGAGCGTCCACGAGTCTTAATtacag GGGGCCTTGGCCAGCTGGGAGTGGGACTTGCTAACCTTTTGAG GAAACGATTTGGGAAGGACAATGTGATTTTGTCCGACATAAGAAAACCCCCCGATCATGTCTTCCATAGTG GTCCATTTGTTTATTCGGATATCTTGGATTACAAGAATCTTCGAGAGATCGTGGTAAACAACCGCATCACCTGGCTGTTTCACTACAGCGCATTGCTCAGCGCGGTGGGAGAAGCGAACGTATCCTTGGCGAGAGCTGTGAACATAACGG GATTGCATAACATTCTGGACACTGCGGCAGAGCACAGCGTGCGGTTGTTTGTGCCCAGCACGATTGGGGCTTTTGGACCTAGCTCTCCCCGGGACCCAACCCCTGATCTCTGCGTTCAGAGGCCCAGGACCATCTACGGGGTGTCCAAGGTCCACGCGGAGCTCATGGGAGAA TATTATCATTCCCGGTATGGATTAGATTTCCGATGCCTGCGATATCCTGGAATCATTTCAGCCGACTCCCAACCTGGAGGAGGGACAACTG ACTATGCAGTCCAGATTTTCCATGGTGCCATGAAGCATGGCAAATTCGAGTGCAACCTGGAAGCTAGCACGAGGCTCCCCATGATGTACATTGACGACTGCCTCAGGGCCACCCTGGAAGTCATGGAGGCCCCGGCCGAGTCTCTCTCCATGAGGACCTACAACATCAACGCCATGAGCTTCACCCCCGAGGAGCTGGCCCAGGAGGTTGTCAAGCACGTGCCGGAATTCCAGATCACGTACAACGTGGATGCGGTTCGGCAGGCCATAG CGGACAGTTGGCCGATGAACTTTGACGACAGCAACGCTCGCAAGGACTGGGGGTGGAAACACGACTTCGACCTTCCAGAGTTGGTGACCACGATGTTGAACTTCCACGGTTCCGACGCCAGAGTGGCCCAGGCCAACTGA